The following proteins are encoded in a genomic region of Chryseobacterium cucumeris:
- a CDS encoding RNA polymerase sigma factor yields MPQKEKESIISQTVSNYGGKLMSYIRPKVKNTEDAEDILQEVWYQFSSLTNLSEIVNVGGWLYRVTANKITDRYRKKKTENLEDFVYEDEDGSFSIKDILLMDESAGPEVKMFQDEIWKKLFEALDELPEKQRLVYVENELNDKTLQEIADEQGENIKTIISRKNYAVKHLRNRLRKLYEDLKS; encoded by the coding sequence ATGCCACAGAAGGAGAAAGAAAGCATCATCTCACAAACCGTTTCGAACTACGGAGGGAAGCTGATGTCTTATATTCGTCCGAAAGTGAAAAACACGGAGGATGCGGAAGATATTCTGCAGGAAGTGTGGTATCAGTTCAGTAGCCTTACGAATCTTTCTGAGATCGTAAACGTTGGGGGCTGGCTGTACAGGGTGACGGCGAATAAGATCACAGACCGTTACCGGAAAAAGAAAACAGAAAATCTTGAAGATTTCGTATATGAAGATGAAGACGGCAGTTTTTCTATCAAGGATATCCTTTTGATGGATGAAAGTGCCGGTCCTGAAGTGAAGATGTTTCAGGATGAGATCTGGAAAAAACTGTTTGAGGCGCTTGATGAACTTCCCGAAAAACAAAGGCTGGTCTACGTAGAAAATGAACTGAACGACAAAACCCTCCAGGAGATCGCCGATGAACAGGGAGAAAACATCAAAACCATCATCAGCAGAAAAAACTATGCTGTGAAGCACTTAAGAAACAGATTGAGAAAATTATACGAAGATTTAAAAAGTTAG
- a CDS encoding J domain-containing protein: protein MKDYYYFLGISQDASEEDVKKAYRKLSLKYHPDKNDNDDFFADRFREIQEAYETLSDRALRRTYDQNLENHQRSFRYNIPPAIKTFTANKIHAKKGEEIIINWQTSNADVVKVLPFGLEKPYGERIFKITEFKDGKFQLLLHATNSLLHKTVVQGITITEVFENDSEKFKSSVEEMFKPQPATRINKSGQPKIMMLIWGIIILAIAIYMLIKNFS, encoded by the coding sequence ATGAAAGATTACTATTATTTTCTCGGTATATCACAGGATGCTTCAGAAGAAGACGTCAAAAAAGCCTATCGTAAACTGTCCTTAAAATATCATCCCGATAAAAATGACAATGATGACTTTTTTGCGGACCGTTTCCGTGAGATTCAGGAGGCTTATGAAACCTTAAGTGATCGCGCGCTGAGACGTACTTATGATCAGAATTTAGAAAACCATCAGCGAAGTTTCAGGTATAATATTCCGCCAGCCATCAAAACTTTTACAGCGAATAAAATTCATGCGAAAAAAGGAGAGGAGATTATCATCAACTGGCAGACGAGTAATGCCGATGTGGTGAAAGTATTGCCTTTCGGATTAGAAAAGCCGTATGGAGAGAGGATCTTTAAGATCACAGAATTTAAAGATGGAAAATTCCAGCTTCTGCTGCATGCAACCAATTCTCTTTTGCACAAAACGGTTGTTCAGGGAATTACCATCACAGAAGTTTTTGAAAACGATTCTGAAAAGTTCAAAAGTTCGGTGGAAGAAATGTTTAAGCCGCAGCCTGCAACAAGAATAAACAAGTCAGGTCAGCCTAAGATAATGATGCTGATCTGGGGAATTATTATTCTGGCAATTGCGATCTATATGCTGATAAAAAACTTCAGCTAA
- a CDS encoding alpha/beta hydrolase, producing MEDHSFEEKHPKYGVAEYETILNKLRDQNTVVISEKRKANTEPSVYAQKVRKQIDSLMKRGIPAGRITIVGTSQGGYIAQYVSYYEKNPQLKFVFIGASFKDDSLEKDKNFRLYGRILSITERSDDGHVPMSYEQRFVRSHLKDFKEIELNTGLNHGFLFKALNEWIAPTKDWISRK from the coding sequence TTGGAAGACCATTCTTTTGAGGAAAAGCATCCCAAATATGGTGTTGCAGAATATGAGACAATACTCAACAAGCTGAGAGATCAAAATACGGTTGTTATATCCGAGAAGAGAAAAGCCAATACAGAACCATCGGTGTATGCTCAAAAGGTAAGGAAACAGATTGACAGTCTTATGAAAAGAGGAATTCCTGCCGGAAGGATTACCATTGTGGGAACTTCTCAGGGAGGTTATATTGCACAATATGTTTCTTATTATGAAAAGAATCCACAATTGAAATTTGTCTTCATCGGAGCTAGTTTCAAAGATGATTCTTTGGAAAAAGATAAAAATTTCAGATTGTATGGAAGGATTCTTTCTATTACGGAGAGATCAGATGACGGACATGTGCCGATGTCGTATGAACAGCGGTTCGTCAGATCCCACCTAAAAGACTTTAAAGAAATAGAGCTTAATACGGGATTGAATCATGGCTTTCTTTTCAAAGCACTTAATGAGTGGATTGCTCCCACTAAGGATTGGATTTCCCGTAAGTAA